From a single Papaver somniferum cultivar HN1 unplaced genomic scaffold, ASM357369v1 unplaced-scaffold_19, whole genome shotgun sequence genomic region:
- the LOC113338826 gene encoding S-adenosylmethionine synthase 3 — MDTFLFTSESVNEGHPDKLCDQVSDAILDACLEQDPESKVACETCTKTNMVMVFGEITTKAKVDYEKIVRDTCREIGFVSADVGLDCDRCNVLVNIEQQSPDIAQGVHGHLTKKPEEIGAGDQGHMFGYATDETPELMPLTHVLATKLGAKLTEVRKNGTCAWLRPDGKTQVTVEYKNDNGAMIPIRVHTVLISTQHDETVTNEEIAKDLKEHVIKPVIPAKYLDDNTIFHLNPSGRFVIGGPHGDAGLTGRKIIIDTYGGWGAHGGGAFSGKDPTKVDRSGAYIVRQAAKSIVAAGLARRCIVQVSYAIGVPEPLSIFVDSYKTGTIPDKDILALVKENFDFRPGMMSINLDLKRGGNYRFQKTAAYGHFGRDDPDFTWEIVKPLKA; from the coding sequence ATGGATACCTTCCTATTCACATCCGAATCTGTCAATGAAGGTCACCCAGACAAGCTCTGCGACCAAGTCTCAGATGCCATCCTTGATGCTTGTTTAGAGCAAGATCCCGAGAGCAAGGTTGCATGTGAGACCTGTACCAAGACAAACATGGTCATGGTCTTTGGTGAAATCACCACCAAGGCTAAGGTCGATTACGAGAAAATCGTAAGAGACACATGCAGAGAAATCGGTTTCGTGTCAGCTGATGTCGGACTTGATTGTGACAGATGCAATGTCCTTGTTAACATCGAGCAACAAAGTCCCGACATTGCTCAGGGTGTCCACGGTCACCTTACAAAGAAGCCTGAGGAGATTGGAGCTGGTGATCAAGGTCACATGTTCGGATATGCCACTGACGAGACTCCTGAATTGATGCCCCTAACTCACGTCCTCGCCACCAAGCTCGGAGCCAAGCTCACTGAGGTGAGAAAGAATGGAACATGTGCATGGTTGAGACCCGATGGAAAGACCCAAGTGACGGTTGAGTACAAGAATGACAATGGAGCTATGATCCCTATCAGGGTGCACACCGTTCTTATCTCTACCCAGCACGACGAAACCGTCACAAACGAGGAGATTGCCAAGGACTTGAAGGAACATGTTATCAAACCTGTTATCCCAGCAAAGTACCTTGACGATAACACCATCTTTCACTTGAACCCATCAGGTCGTTTTGTGATTGGTGGACCTCATGGAGATGCAGGACTCACTGGAAGGAAGATCATTATCGATACCTACGGTGGTTGGGGTGCCCATGGTGGAGGTGCATTCTCCGGCAAGGATCCAACAAAGGTGGACAGAAGTGGTGCTTACATTGTCAGGCAGGCTGCCAAGAGTATAGTCGCAGCAGGGCTAGCCAGACGTTGCATTGTTCAAGTGTCATATGCTATCGGTGTGCCTGAGCCACTATCCATCTTCGTGGACTCTTACAAAACAGGAACTATCCCTGACAAGGATATCCTAGCTTTGGTAAAGGAGAACTTCGACTTCAGGCCAGGAATGATGTCAATCAACCTTGACCTCAAGAGAGGAGGAAACTACAGGTTCCAAAAGACTGCAGCTTATGGGCATTTTGGCCGTGATGATCCCGATTTCACATGGGAAATTGTCAAGCCCCTTAAGGCCTAA